In Parasegetibacter sp. NRK P23, the genomic stretch ATCCTGAAGATTGACTTATCGGACGGGAAAGTAGTGGGCAGGGCCGATTTCTCAGGACTCCTGGCGCGCAACACAAAAGAAAATGTGCAACTGGAAAAATACAGACAGGGCAGCGCCGTGCTGAATGGGATCGCTTATGACAGCACTTCGAAAAACCTGTACATCACCGGGAAATTGTGGCCGAATATCTTTGAAATAAAATGGCAGTAAATTTACTGCTTGCTGAACCTGTAAATAAGTGAACTGCATTTTTCGGGCCTGAACACCGTTTTCAGATTCGACCATAATCCAACGAAGAAAGCTTTTACGATACTTCCCTTCCTGTATTGCTCACTCAACATGGAAACATAGAAGCTATCGTACCACATGGGTCTGATGCCTGTCGCGCTGAAGCCATGGCTTTTCATCAGCATGTCAACAGAAAGCGGTGAGAAATGATACAGGTGCCGGGGTACATCCCAGGCGGCCCAGAAACCGCCGTAATGTTCAGCATCAGCCGAAGTGTAGTTCGGCACAGCGATCAGCAGTTTACCCCCGGGCTTCAGGAGGCGCCGGAATGATGCCGCATAACCTTGCAGATCGTGCACATGCTCGAGTACGTGCCATAAAGTAATAACATCATAAGTAGCAGTTGGGAGCGCATCCATCTTTTCAGGTGAAAATATCTCCTGCCCTGTTTTTTCAGTGGCCAGGGTTCGGGCGCCGGGGTCCGGTTCAAGTCCTTCCACCTTCCATCCGTCCGCTTTCATGGCTGCCAGAAAACTTCCGGTACCGCAACCTATATCCAACAGCGTTCCTTTTCTTCCTCCGCACCATGTATTGATCATATTCACTTTCCCCTTAATGGTCCGCCTTTTTACCATCTGGTACACTTTGTTCACCAACCCCTCCTTTGTGTCGGAATGGGAAACATAATGCGTAGCGGCATAAAACGGGCCTATTTCCTGCGCGGGCGGGGCGTCCTGCGTGAAACGAAGCGTACATGTAGCACACATCCACACCGGAAAAACGGCACCCGATATGGAATGATCCTTCACATCTGTGATAAAGCTGATATCGGTGGAATGACATGCCGGGCATGAAGTATGGTGAACGGGAATAAAAGACATGTTTATGGGAAGATCAACTGACGGTTACCGGTAAAGCTACCGGCACCTGCATTAAAAATATGGTATCCTAGAAAGAGCAGGCCTATGATGGCGAGCAGAAGCACGTACCAGCCCCAATGCAACGGTTTTCTTTCCGTTTCTCCGAAAAGCCTCTCCTGCATTTCTCCGGTATCCGTTTCCTCATCACCTACCAGCATCGCATACTGACGATCTTTACGGATGATGCGGTTCGCCCCCACCGGTCCTAAGGCCGAACCGGAGTAATGGTATGGAATCAGGATCGTTTCGCTGATGGAGTTACCCGCGGAAAGCACACCCACCCCCTGCCAGTCTACGGCCTTACCGCTTTTCAGTTGCTGCCGCATTTCGAACAGGCAGGTATTGAACTGCTGGATGGCTTCCAGTTCAGAAATATCCAGTTTCCTCGCGATATAATCGAACAGTTCCTTTTGTGTGGGTGGCTGTTCGTCTGTCATCTGAATTTCGGGAACAGGCGGAAAAAGCTGCTGGTGCACAGCATCATAGCGGGCCGTGCCTGAAAGCAGCCGGAAATGCCCTACACCCGGCAGGAACAATGATTTACGTTGAATGAGATAAGTATAGAGTATCTGAAGCATCTATCTTTGGATGGGGCTCAAAGATAGGCAATTCATCGGTCTACGAATAATTTGGTGGAAACGGAAGTTCCTCCGGAAACGGAAGTGGCTTTCAGGATGTACATGCCGCGCTGGATAGTGTTGTTCAGTTGCAGCCTGGAGAAACCATTAGGCGTTTTAATATTGCTTTGCTGAACGGCTTTTCCATCAAGACTGAAGATTTGTATGTTCCAGTCTTTTGAAGAATGGCTCCTGAGGTCTATACCCACATGGTCACGTGCCGGGTTGGGAAAAACATCAATCGCGTAGAAGTCACGCTGCCATTCGATTCTTTTTACTGGTGAATATTTTTTCTCACCACCGGCTTCCACCTGAACGATCCTGAAATACAAAGCATGTTCTTTACCCGAAGCACGCTTGCCTGAATACTTGTAACCAGCCATACCCTGAGTTGTGCCGAGTCCGGTAAGACTTCCGTCTATTGAAAAATTCTTTCCATCCAGGCTTTTTTCAATGAGGTATTTCCTTCCAGGCATCTCTTCTGAAACATTCCAAAACAAACCATATTTTTCATCATCAATCTTCAGTGCGCTGAAGTTAATGACATCATCTGAAAGGATAACCTGAGAGCAGTAATTGTAGGTGATCTCAAAAGTGGTGGATAAGGACGAATAAGTAGTGATTACGTTAGGGTTACCATACGGATTATAAGTACTGGTTTCCAGTTCAAACAAAATATTACCGCTTCCCTGGTAGTACCCGCCGCCATCTATTTCATCAATTACGGGTTCCCCTGTCCATACATCTCCCATTGACCCGCTTCTGAAATCAGTTCCACTGCCCGGAACGCCATCGCTGGGCTGAAGCTGATAGTTGGGGGT encodes the following:
- a CDS encoding class I SAM-dependent methyltransferase: MSFIPVHHTSCPACHSTDISFITDVKDHSISGAVFPVWMCATCTLRFTQDAPPAQEIGPFYAATHYVSHSDTKEGLVNKVYQMVKRRTIKGKVNMINTWCGGRKGTLLDIGCGTGSFLAAMKADGWKVEGLEPDPGARTLATEKTGQEIFSPEKMDALPTATYDVITLWHVLEHVHDLQGYAASFRRLLKPGGKLLIAVPNYTSADAEHYGGFWAAWDVPRHLYHFSPLSVDMLMKSHGFSATGIRPMWYDSFYVSMLSEQYRKGSIVKAFFVGLWSNLKTVFRPEKCSSLIYRFSKQ
- a CDS encoding T9SS type A sorting domain-containing protein, whose product is MKRNLYLAAGMLLTSFISRDAVSQCQSGYTPNSVTYTHTVTNAFGTEFHQFSVPKFGLTGTFLNAHVRTFVTLHDFNYQMENPNPTSVFYRVGAQKEDFITSPDIPISFDNAILERTPNYQLQPSDGVPGSGTDFRSGSMGDVWTGEPVIDEIDGGGYYQGSGNILFELETSTYNPYGNPNVITTYSSLSTTFEITYNYCSQVILSDDVINFSALKIDDEKYGLFWNVSEEMPGRKYLIEKSLDGKNFSIDGSLTGLGTTQGMAGYKYSGKRASGKEHALYFRIVQVEAGGEKKYSPVKRIEWQRDFYAIDVFPNPARDHVGIDLRSHSSKDWNIQIFSLDGKAVQQSNIKTPNGFSRLQLNNTIQRGMYILKATSVSGGTSVSTKLFVDR